The Rhodococcus sp. B50 DNA window CGATCCAGACGATCGACCACACCACCCTCGGTCGCGCCGGTTGGGAGGTCGCGGTGACACCCGGCGTCGTGAAGTCGTTCGGCCGCAAGGACGAGCAGGGCACCGCGTCGCTGTGGGCCGAGGCGCACGAGGCTGCCGAAGTCGCGGCACGACTATGGGACAGCTGGGAGGACGACGCCGAGATCCGTGACGTCGCCACCGGCCGCTTCCTCGACCGCGACAAGGTCCACTACATCGACTTCGTCGGCGAGTACTTCTCGGTCAAGGGATCGTCGATCGTGCCGCGGTCTCCGCAGGGGCAACCGCTGGTCGCGGTGACGGCGACCGGTGACGAATCCCTCGGATTCGCGTCGCAGCGTGCGGATCTCGTGCGGATCCGCGCCACCGACCTCTCAACCGCGTCCGAACTGGCCACCCGCATCCGCGCCGCCGCCGGCGACCGGCGCGTCTTCGTCCTGCTCGACGTCGACGTATTGCTCGGCGACGATGCCGCAGCGGATCTGGCCCAGCTCGAGGAATGGGCGGGCGAAACCTACCGATCCGACACACTCGTCCACGCCGGCACGTCCGCGAGCCTGATCGAACTCCTCGGAGAGGCAGGGGGTGTGGACGGTGTGACCCTGCGGCCGCTCGCCCTGCCGTCCACTCTCCGCCGGCTCGTCGAGAACGTCCTGCCCGTTGTCCGTCCCGAGGTCGCGCCCGTCACCGGAACGCTCCGGGACCGGCTCGGTCTGCCCCGCCCCGCCAATCGCTTCGCTGCTGCTCACTGAAGGAACGATCATCGTGTCTCGCAACACTGTTCGTAAGCAGATCCACCTCGCCGCACATTTCCCCGGTGTCAACAACACCACGGTGTGGGCCGACCCCGCGTCGAAGAGCCAGATCGACTTCTCGTCGTTCCTGCACCTCGCCCGCACCGCCGAGCGCGGGAAGTTCGACTTCTTCTTCCTCGCCGAAGGACTTCGACTCCGCGAGCACCGTGGACGTATCCACGACCTCGACGTCGTCGGCCGCCCCGACACCCTCACCGTGCTCGAGGCCCTCGCCGGGGCTACTACACATCTCGGCCTGGCCGGCACCATCAACACGACCTTCAACGAACCCTACGAACTGGCCAAGCAGTTCGCGACCCTCGACCATCTCTCGGACGGTCGCGCCGCGTGGAACCTCGTCACCTCGTCGGACGCCTTCACCGGTGAGAACTTCCGGCGCGGCGGTTTCCTCGAGCACTCACAGCGATACGTTCGCGCCGCCGAAGTGGTCGACGTGGTGCGCGAACTGTGGGACGGCTGGTCGGCCAGGGGCCCCGTGATCGACCGCGAAGCCGGTATCTTCGCTCCCGACGGCGACATCGCGTCGTTCGACATCCACACCACCCAGTTCGACATCGCGGGTCGTTTCGAGGTGCCGCGCAGCCCCCAGGGGCATCCGGTCCTCCTGCAGGCCGGCGACTCCGACGAGGGCCGCGAGTTCGGGGCCGCCAAGGCCGACGCCATCTTCAGCCGCCACGGCACCCTCGAGGAGGGGCGAGCGTTCTACACCGATGTCAAGAACCGCCTCACGAAGTACGGACGTAGCTGGGACGAGTTGAAGATCCTGCCCGCCGCGACCTTCGTTCTCGGCGATACCGAAGAAGAAGCCCACGAACGTGCTCGCCACATACGCCTGCAGCAGGTGGGGCCGCAGACGGCCATCGCCTTCCTCGAGCAGGTGTGGGGCAAGGACCTCTCGTCGTACGACCCGGACGGCCCGCTGCCGGACGTCGACCCCGAGGACAACGTCACCATCACGCGCGGACGCGTGCGCCACGCCAAGGATCCGCTGGCCGTCGCCCGGCAGTGGAAGGAGAAGGCGCACGCCGAGAATCTCAGCATCCGCGAACTCGTCATCGAGGTCACCGCGCGCCAGCAGTTCATCGGAACGCCGCAGCAGGTCGCAGACGAGATCGACCTCTATGTCCAGACCGACGCGAGCGACGGCTTCATCCTCGTCCCGCACCTCACACCCGGTGGCCTCGACGACTTCGTCGACACGGTCGTTCCGCTGCTGCAGGAACGCGGCAGCTTCCGTACCGAATACGACAGCACCATCCTGCGCGGCCACCTCGGCCTGCGCGACCCGCACGCCGTCACCGAAGGAGCCCGCGCGTCATGACCGCAACCCTCGATCAGTTCGTCGACGATTGGCGGCAGTGGCACGCCGAGCGCAACGACGGCCTGCGACAACCGCTCGGCTGGCTGAGCCTGACCGCA harbors:
- a CDS encoding LLM class flavin-dependent oxidoreductase; protein product: MSDSSELLLAVDFAGTGIHPSSWRRDDSRAEELFTARYWTDLVGAADRAGVDFAFLPDTFGVVSDSTTVRGRLEAVGLAARLTTATARIGLIPTATVTHTEPFHVAKAIQTIDHTTLGRAGWEVAVTPGVVKSFGRKDEQGTASLWAEAHEAAEVAARLWDSWEDDAEIRDVATGRFLDRDKVHYIDFVGEYFSVKGSSIVPRSPQGQPLVAVTATGDESLGFASQRADLVRIRATDLSTASELATRIRAAAGDRRVFVLLDVDVLLGDDAAADLAQLEEWAGETYRSDTLVHAGTSASLIELLGEAGGVDGVTLRPLALPSTLRRLVENVLPVVRPEVAPVTGTLRDRLGLPRPANRFAAAH
- a CDS encoding NtaA/DmoA family FMN-dependent monooxygenase (This protein belongs to a clade of FMN-dependent monooxygenases, within a broader family of flavin-dependent oxidoreductases, the luciferase-like monooxygenase (LMM) family, some of whose members use coenzyme F420 rather than FMN.) yields the protein MSRNTVRKQIHLAAHFPGVNNTTVWADPASKSQIDFSSFLHLARTAERGKFDFFFLAEGLRLREHRGRIHDLDVVGRPDTLTVLEALAGATTHLGLAGTINTTFNEPYELAKQFATLDHLSDGRAAWNLVTSSDAFTGENFRRGGFLEHSQRYVRAAEVVDVVRELWDGWSARGPVIDREAGIFAPDGDIASFDIHTTQFDIAGRFEVPRSPQGHPVLLQAGDSDEGREFGAAKADAIFSRHGTLEEGRAFYTDVKNRLTKYGRSWDELKILPAATFVLGDTEEEAHERARHIRLQQVGPQTAIAFLEQVWGKDLSSYDPDGPLPDVDPEDNVTITRGRVRHAKDPLAVARQWKEKAHAENLSIRELVIEVTARQQFIGTPQQVADEIDLYVQTDASDGFILVPHLTPGGLDDFVDTVVPLLQERGSFRTEYDSTILRGHLGLRDPHAVTEGARAS